One Acanthochromis polyacanthus isolate Apoly-LR-REF ecotype Palm Island chromosome 6, KAUST_Apoly_ChrSc, whole genome shotgun sequence DNA segment encodes these proteins:
- the LOC127534569 gene encoding cytosolic sulfotransferase 3-like, producing MDAPGRPELVDFHGISMTKIFTDNWENIQNFQARPDDILIATYAKAGTTWVSQILDLLYFGQMERHKTLPIYERVPFLDVYIPPHMSGTEQANNLPTSPRLIKTHLPYQLVPKSFWEQNCRIVYVARNAKDNMVSYYHFNRMNLVQPAAGDWNSFFKQFMEGKMVFGPWYDHVNGWWKKKQTYPKIHYMFYEDMIEDTGREIDKLCSFLGLSPSAEEKRMIVGGTQFDNMKKNEMANYSTIPLMDFKISPFMRKGKVGDWKNHFTVAQNEEFDEDYKQKMKDPTLQFRTTI from the exons ATGGATGCACCTGGTCGACCAGAGCTGGTTGATTTCCATGGAATCTCAATGACCAAAATTTTCACTGACAACTGGGAGAACATTCAAAACTTTCAGGCCAGGCCAGATGATATTCTTATTGCGACATATGCCAAAGCAG ggaCCACATGGGTCTCCCAAATCCTTGACCTGTTGTATTTTGGTCAGATGGAGCGTCACAAAACCCTCCCTATCTATGAGAGAGTGCCTTTCTTGGATGTTTACATCCCGCCTCACATGTCAG GAACAGAGCAAGCAAACAATCTTCCCACCTCCCCTCGACTGATTAAAACTCATTTGCCATACCAGTTAGTACCAAAGTCCTTCTGGGAGCAAAACTGCCGG ATTGTCTACGTAGCACGCAATGCAAAAGACAACATGGTGTCTTATTACCACTTCAATCGCATGAACCTGGTTCAGCCAGCAGCTGGAGACTGGAACAGCTTTTTCAAGCAATTCATGGAAGGAAAAA TGGTGTTTGGACCCTGGTACGACCACGTGAATGGCTGGTGGAAGAAGAAGCAGACTTATCCAAAAATTCATTACATGTTCTATGAAGATATGATTGAG GACACTGGACGGGAAATAGACAAACTCTGCTCCTTTCTTGGTTTGTCTCCTTCAGCTGAAGAGAAGAGAATGATAGTTGGTGGAACGCAGTTTGATAACATGAAAAAGAATGAGATGGCCAACTATTCCACAATCCCACTGATGGATTTCAAAATTTCTCCCTTCATGAGAAAAG GGAAGGTTGGTGACTGGAAGAACCACTTCACTGTGGCTCAGAATGAAGAGTTTGATGAAGACTATAAGCAAAAGATGAAGGATCCCACACTTCAGTTCCGTACTACAATCTGA